The following are encoded together in the Oceanobacillus zhaokaii genome:
- a CDS encoding ABC transporter ATP-binding protein: MSQLKFNITDVSVNYGPFTALQGINMEVKQGELVVLLGANGAGKSTIFRAISGLTKPKKGEIQFLGKKVNGMSPDKLVKLGIVQCAEGRKLFPEMSVSENLQMGGFVHRKNKKELKMIMEHVYELFPILKEKKGDHAGSMSGGQQQMLAIGRALMSKPKLLMLDEPSLGLAPLIVKQMFEIIQRINKEGTTILLAEQNASAALKIADRGYVIENGQIVVKGSSDELLNNQEIRKAYIGA; encoded by the coding sequence ATGAGCCAGTTAAAGTTTAATATTACCGATGTATCTGTTAACTATGGTCCATTTACTGCACTACAAGGAATTAATATGGAGGTGAAACAAGGGGAACTCGTTGTATTACTTGGGGCAAATGGTGCAGGTAAGAGTACGATATTCAGGGCAATCAGTGGTCTAACGAAGCCTAAAAAAGGAGAAATTCAATTTCTTGGTAAAAAAGTAAATGGCATGTCGCCAGATAAACTAGTGAAGCTTGGAATTGTACAATGTGCGGAAGGGAGAAAGTTGTTTCCTGAAATGTCCGTTTCTGAAAACCTTCAAATGGGTGGGTTTGTACACCGGAAAAACAAGAAGGAATTAAAGATGATTATGGAGCATGTATATGAATTATTTCCCATCCTCAAAGAAAAGAAAGGTGATCATGCCGGTTCGATGAGTGGTGGACAGCAACAAATGCTTGCAATTGGAAGAGCATTAATGTCGAAACCAAAATTACTTATGCTCGATGAACCATCTTTAGGTCTTGCACCATTAATAGTGAAGCAAATGTTTGAGATCATTCAGCGAATCAATAAAGAGGGTACAACCATTTTATTAGCTGAGCAAAATGCAAGTGCGGCCTTAAAGATAGCCGATAGAGGTTACGTTATCGAAAACGGCCAAATTGTAGTAAAAGGTAGTAGTGATGAATTATTAAACAATCAAGAGATACGCAAGGCATATATTGGGGCGTAG
- a CDS encoding acyl-CoA dehydrogenase family protein, translated as MYLRLTEEQKMVQETIRKFVEKELIPLENDVLRNEREGKPSLPKEKLEELQLKAKKAGFWGINTPAEFGGADIGQMMMAIVLMEVSKTFVPFQFGGSADNILYYGNEEQKMKYLIPTINGEKKSCFAMTEPSAGSDTRGIRTTAIKDGNEWVINGEKTFITGGNEADFVMVIAVTDKEKHQRTGMDGVTCFIVDRDMGWKSEYIHTMGEWGPAGLVFDNVRVPEENILGEVDGGYQLGLEWIGFARWVVGATAVGAAERLLQMAINYSKERETFGKPISERQAIQWMIADSAVEIEAAKWLVLNAAFTLDQGEDNRHLASMAKLYGANMGNNVVDRVLQIHGGMGYTKELPIERWYREARLWRIYDGTDEIQRLIISRNLLKGHVKVGQFI; from the coding sequence ATGTATTTACGCCTAACAGAGGAACAAAAAATGGTTCAAGAAACTATCCGAAAATTTGTAGAAAAGGAATTAATTCCTTTAGAAAATGACGTTCTTCGAAATGAAAGGGAAGGAAAACCGAGCTTACCGAAAGAAAAATTAGAAGAGCTCCAATTAAAGGCAAAAAAAGCTGGATTCTGGGGAATTAATACACCCGCTGAATTTGGCGGAGCAGATATAGGCCAAATGATGATGGCGATTGTATTAATGGAAGTTTCAAAAACCTTTGTCCCATTCCAATTTGGCGGTTCAGCAGATAATATTCTTTACTATGGGAATGAAGAACAAAAGATGAAATACTTGATTCCAACAATTAATGGTGAGAAAAAATCATGTTTTGCAATGACCGAGCCTAGTGCAGGATCTGATACAAGAGGTATAAGAACAACAGCAATTAAAGATGGAAATGAGTGGGTAATTAATGGAGAAAAAACATTTATAACAGGAGGAAATGAAGCAGATTTTGTTATGGTCATTGCTGTAACAGACAAAGAAAAGCATCAACGAACTGGAATGGATGGTGTCACCTGTTTTATTGTCGATCGAGATATGGGATGGAAATCAGAGTATATTCACACAATGGGAGAATGGGGTCCTGCGGGGTTAGTATTTGATAATGTTCGTGTGCCAGAGGAAAACATTCTCGGGGAAGTGGATGGTGGCTATCAGCTTGGTTTAGAATGGATTGGTTTCGCGAGATGGGTTGTTGGAGCAACAGCTGTTGGTGCAGCGGAAAGATTATTACAAATGGCAATTAATTATTCAAAAGAACGGGAGACTTTCGGGAAGCCAATTTCTGAAAGACAGGCCATTCAGTGGATGATTGCTGATTCTGCAGTGGAAATTGAAGCTGCTAAATGGCTCGTATTAAATGCAGCATTTACCTTAGATCAAGGAGAAGATAATCGACATTTGGCATCCATGGCTAAGCTATACGGAGCAAATATGGGGAATAACGTTGTGGATCGTGTGTTGCAAATTCATGGAGGTATGGGATATACAAAGGAACTTCCAATTGAACGATGGTATCGTGAAGCAAGATTATGGAGAATTTACGATGGAACAGATGAAATTCAACGTTTAATAATCTCTAGAAACTTATTAAAGGGTCATGTTAAAGTAGGGCAATTTATATAA
- a CDS encoding thiolase family protein, with protein MKRDAVIVSAVRTPIARQGGALASIPPHVFGAEVIKEAIKRVGIEPEHIDDVIFGNVLSGGGNIARLTALQSGLAIELPGLTIDRQCGSGINAITLAAQAIKSGDGDIYIAGGTESMSRAPYLMDRPEKAYSSTPPQFRGSQLSPKEIGDPPMGITAENLAEKYEISREEQDEFSLRSQQRMAKAIEEGRFDAQIVPITVPVRKGEPIVFKTDEHPRPNTTIEGLSKLKPAFLKDGTVTAGSSSGLNDAASALVIMSREKAEELNITPLATIRATAVAGVDPNIMGIGPVPATKKVLEKSGLSLSEIDIIELNEAFAAQVIACDRELNLDPEKLNVNGGAISHGHPLGATGAILATKAIYELKRSNGRYALITACIGGGQGIATIIEAE; from the coding sequence ATGAAAAGAGATGCGGTTATTGTGTCAGCAGTTCGAACACCGATTGCAAGACAGGGAGGAGCTTTAGCGAGTATCCCTCCACATGTATTTGGAGCTGAAGTAATTAAAGAGGCTATTAAGCGGGTAGGTATTGAACCGGAGCATATTGATGACGTGATATTTGGAAATGTGTTAAGTGGTGGGGGAAATATTGCTAGATTAACAGCATTACAGTCAGGTCTTGCAATAGAATTACCAGGTCTGACAATCGATCGGCAATGCGGTTCAGGTATAAACGCCATTACCTTGGCTGCTCAAGCTATTAAATCGGGTGATGGGGATATTTATATTGCAGGTGGAACGGAGAGCATGAGCCGTGCCCCATACTTAATGGATCGTCCAGAAAAAGCGTACAGTTCTACACCACCACAGTTCCGGGGTTCCCAACTCTCACCAAAAGAAATAGGTGATCCACCAATGGGAATTACAGCGGAAAATTTAGCGGAAAAATATGAAATTAGTAGGGAAGAACAGGATGAGTTTTCTTTACGAAGCCAGCAAAGAATGGCAAAAGCTATAGAAGAAGGGCGCTTTGACGCACAAATCGTCCCAATAACGGTTCCTGTCAGGAAAGGAGAACCGATTGTTTTTAAAACGGATGAACATCCCCGACCAAATACGACAATCGAAGGACTTTCAAAATTAAAACCTGCATTTCTAAAAGATGGAACGGTAACAGCCGGGAGCAGCTCGGGGTTAAACGATGCTGCGTCAGCCCTAGTGATTATGTCGAGAGAAAAAGCAGAAGAATTAAATATTACACCATTGGCAACCATTCGTGCTACTGCTGTTGCCGGAGTAGATCCCAATATTATGGGAATAGGTCCTGTACCTGCAACAAAAAAAGTCCTCGAAAAATCCGGTCTTAGTTTAAGTGAGATAGATATTATCGAGCTAAATGAGGCATTTGCTGCACAAGTGATTGCCTGTGATCGAGAGCTAAACCTAGATCCAGAAAAACTAAATGTTAATGGTGGAGCAATTTCACATGGTCACCCATTAGGTGCTACCGGAGCAATACTTGCCACAAAAGCTATCTATGAGCTAAAGCGTTCAAATGGAAGGTATGCACTTATCACTGCTTGTATTGGCGGAGGGCAGGGTATTGCCACAATCATTGAAGCTGAGTAG
- a CDS encoding MaoC/PaaZ C-terminal domain-containing protein — MKSIVDLEKGQLLEEITLSPVSRINLIKYAGASGDFNPIHTIDAEATKAQLPGIIAHGMWTMGNLSKLFTPFLEEGFIQDYKIRFAGMVFLEDVITLKARLQEKNNELLNFKVAAVNQNGQEVIKGEITFKKYL, encoded by the coding sequence ATGAAAAGTATAGTTGATTTAGAAAAAGGACAATTGCTTGAGGAGATAACACTTAGCCCAGTATCGAGAATCAATTTAATTAAATATGCAGGGGCTTCAGGTGATTTTAATCCTATTCATACGATTGATGCCGAAGCAACCAAAGCTCAGCTGCCAGGGATTATTGCTCACGGGATGTGGACAATGGGGAATTTATCAAAATTATTCACTCCCTTCTTAGAAGAAGGGTTTATTCAAGATTATAAAATACGTTTTGCAGGAATGGTTTTTCTTGAGGATGTTATAACACTTAAAGCAAGGTTACAAGAAAAGAATAATGAATTACTTAACTTTAAAGTCGCGGCTGTTAATCAAAATGGTCAAGAAGTAATTAAAGGGGAAATCACATTTAAAAAATATTTATGA
- a CDS encoding SDR family NAD(P)-dependent oxidoreductase, producing the protein MRLQDKVAIITGGGGDIGRASAIRFAMEGAKVMIADISEEAGVETVKLIKRNGGEAAFIKSDMTIPIDVENLIQETIDAYGHLDILFNNAGVNSKEKKLPDISLEEWQKVMDINITGVFLGMKYAIPKMEPGSSIINTTSIAGIKGQKLVSAYSASKSSVIALTKTAATEFGRNNIRVNAIAPGIIDTNMVEDWKKTDKWPVLSTANALKRIGKPEEIANAVLFLASDEASFITGETLIIDGGTLNI; encoded by the coding sequence ATGAGGTTACAAGATAAGGTTGCTATTATTACCGGTGGCGGGGGTGATATTGGTAGGGCATCTGCTATACGATTTGCAATGGAAGGTGCCAAAGTAATGATTGCCGATATTAGTGAAGAAGCAGGTGTTGAAACAGTAAAGTTAATTAAGCGGAATGGAGGCGAAGCAGCGTTTATTAAATCAGATATGACTATTCCAATCGATGTAGAGAACTTGATCCAAGAAACGATAGATGCATACGGACATTTAGATATTTTATTCAATAATGCAGGCGTGAATAGTAAAGAGAAAAAACTACCAGACATTTCACTGGAAGAATGGCAAAAAGTTATGGATATAAACATAACGGGCGTGTTCCTTGGAATGAAATATGCCATTCCTAAAATGGAGCCAGGAAGTTCCATTATTAATACTACAAGCATTGCTGGAATTAAGGGCCAAAAACTAGTATCGGCCTACTCGGCTTCTAAAAGTAGTGTAATTGCACTTACGAAAACGGCCGCAACAGAATTTGGAAGGAATAATATCCGAGTTAATGCAATAGCCCCGGGCATTATTGATACGAATATGGTAGAGGATTGGAAGAAGACAGATAAATGGCCTGTTCTATCTACTGCAAATGCGCTTAAGAGAATCGGAAAACCAGAAGAAATAGCGAATGCAGTTCTATTTTTAGCTTCCGATGAAGCATCATTTATTACCGGTGAAACCCTGATTATTGATGGAGGGACATTGAATATTTAA
- a CDS encoding ABC transporter substrate-binding protein: MKKMQYLSFLGVLMLLTIGLIACVDVSSSNSIEEEVNSKEETHAVTPKVNQGEEIVKIGYSGPLSGAAAQYGANVINGLKMALDEINEVGFIVNDTTYKLELVALDDKYLPNETGINVKRIVSEDSPIAVWIPHSGGVFATQVFNEQDDFIIMAQTSEPRMYEQGNKLMIGVSPQYNIWPETYSKYMLEHFGTKMALLPTNSQYGMDWLNVIKPIWEDMGGEIVYESAIDFAKETDYFTTMSNALNENPDVLFVGGPSEPTALVIKQAKEFGFDGGFMIMDQAKMEEMSGFLGGYEMLEGSIGALPIDQINSQSSSNFVETYKRLFDEQFATADSSLSYQSLYVLVEAMKVAGTVTDREAIMEAVNEGIQNIPENKIVIPLKEMDEVGSLQWKFDAGAVEDGEVISIPFKIE; encoded by the coding sequence ATGAAAAAAATGCAATATCTTTCTTTTCTAGGAGTACTAATGTTACTCACTATTGGTCTAATAGCCTGTGTAGATGTATCATCAAGTAATTCTATCGAGGAAGAGGTTAATAGTAAGGAGGAGACACATGCAGTGACTCCAAAAGTTAATCAAGGAGAAGAGATTGTAAAAATTGGCTATAGTGGACCATTAAGTGGTGCTGCAGCACAATATGGAGCAAATGTAATAAATGGATTGAAAATGGCATTGGATGAAATAAATGAAGTTGGTTTTATAGTAAATGATACAACATATAAACTTGAATTGGTTGCACTGGATGATAAATATCTACCAAATGAGACAGGTATAAATGTAAAGCGTATCGTTTCAGAAGACTCTCCTATAGCAGTTTGGATTCCGCATAGTGGTGGTGTTTTTGCAACTCAGGTTTTTAATGAGCAGGATGATTTTATTATCATGGCTCAAACTAGTGAACCGAGGATGTATGAACAAGGAAATAAGTTAATGATAGGGGTTTCTCCACAATATAATATATGGCCTGAAACGTATAGTAAATATATGTTGGAGCATTTTGGAACGAAAATGGCCCTTCTTCCAACAAACTCACAATATGGGATGGATTGGTTAAATGTAATTAAGCCTATCTGGGAGGATATGGGCGGAGAAATTGTTTATGAAAGTGCAATTGACTTTGCTAAAGAAACAGATTATTTTACCACTATGTCTAATGCATTAAATGAAAATCCTGATGTTCTTTTCGTAGGAGGACCATCAGAGCCGACTGCACTAGTCATAAAACAAGCAAAGGAATTTGGATTTGACGGTGGTTTCATGATCATGGACCAAGCAAAAATGGAAGAAATGTCAGGGTTTTTAGGAGGTTATGAAATGCTTGAAGGCTCAATTGGTGCCCTTCCTATTGACCAGATTAACAGTCAGTCAAGTAGTAACTTCGTAGAAACATATAAGCGGTTATTTGATGAACAATTCGCAACTGCTGATTCTTCCTTAAGTTATCAAAGTCTTTATGTACTTGTAGAAGCGATGAAAGTAGCAGGAACAGTAACTGATCGAGAAGCAATTATGGAGGCTGTCAATGAAGGCATTCAAAACATTCCTGAAAATAAGATAGTCATTCCTCTCAAAGAAATGGATGAGGTTGGAAGTTTACAATGGAAATTCGATGCTGGTGCTGTTGAGGATGGAGAAGTTATTTCTATTCCGTTTAAAATTGAGTAA
- a CDS encoding branched-chain amino acid ABC transporter permease, translating into MELFFQQLLNGLSNGGVYSLVALGLTMVFGILHVPNFAQGAFYMIGAYVTLTVMTLFGVPYWIAMLLAMLVTALLALSSERLIFHPLRKSPALHQMMGAIGILLFLVALAQVIWGPNYQKMVSPYGEAIKIFGITFTQQRLIVIFATVIIMLILHFFLTKTMIGSAIIAMAQNREGAYLVGINANMVAMLTFAISGILAAAAASLSSPINLVFPGMGDLVIMKAFVIIIIGGMGSIPGAIIAGYLLGIVESFGATYISGEYKDVIAFVLLVIILTVKPTGLFVRRAN; encoded by the coding sequence ATGGAATTGTTTTTTCAACAATTATTAAATGGTCTTTCTAATGGGGGAGTTTACAGCCTAGTAGCATTGGGGTTGACAATGGTTTTCGGAATCCTTCATGTTCCTAATTTCGCTCAGGGTGCGTTTTATATGATTGGAGCATATGTAACATTGACCGTCATGACTTTATTTGGTGTTCCATACTGGATAGCTATGCTATTAGCGATGTTGGTAACAGCATTACTTGCCCTTTCATCAGAACGTCTTATCTTTCATCCGTTAAGAAAATCCCCTGCCCTCCATCAAATGATGGGTGCGATTGGTATTTTGTTATTTCTAGTTGCACTGGCTCAAGTTATTTGGGGGCCTAATTATCAGAAAATGGTTAGCCCATATGGAGAGGCGATAAAAATCTTTGGGATCACATTTACACAACAGCGGTTAATCGTAATCTTTGCTACTGTAATTATTATGCTTATCCTTCATTTCTTCTTAACAAAGACAATGATTGGCTCAGCAATAATTGCAATGGCACAAAATAGAGAGGGGGCCTATTTGGTAGGAATTAATGCTAACATGGTCGCCATGCTAACCTTTGCGATATCAGGTATACTAGCTGCTGCCGCTGCATCATTATCTTCACCAATAAATCTCGTTTTTCCTGGTATGGGCGATCTAGTGATAATGAAGGCATTTGTTATCATCATTATAGGGGGAATGGGTAGTATTCCAGGTGCAATTATAGCAGGTTATCTGCTTGGTATTGTGGAAAGCTTTGGGGCAACGTATATTTCAGGAGAATATAAAGACGTTATTGCGTTCGTTCTACTTGTCATCATTTTGACAGTGAAACCTACAGGGCTATTTGTTAGGAGGGCTAACTAA
- a CDS encoding ABC transporter substrate-binding protein, producing MILTKRTFLLGMFFILIFGLIACVDVSQGNSTNSEKGDEVETSDEMPELSKDEEIVEIGYSGPLSGPGAQYGLNVLNGLEMAADEINKTGFEVDGITYKLKIIALDDKYLPNETGVNVKRMISENNPVAVWIPHSGGVLATQVTNEADDYIIMAYTSEPRQYEQGNELMIGIPPQYSVWAEPFTRYMLENFGTRMALLPTNSQYGKDWSESIVPVWEEMGGEIVYKTEIDFAKETDYFTIMTNALNKNPDVLFVGGPSEPTALVIKQAKELGFTGGFMIMDQAKLEEMSGFLGGYEMLNGSIGVIPIEDLDSDSSNNFVETYKDLYNEQYATSESALNYQSLYALVEAMKAAGTVDDKEAIMKAVNGGIQNVSEDKAILPLKGIDDVGALQWEFNAAVIEDSEIITVPVK from the coding sequence ATGATATTAACAAAAAGAACATTTTTACTTGGCATGTTTTTCATATTAATCTTTGGTTTAATTGCTTGTGTAGATGTTTCACAAGGTAATTCGACGAATAGTGAAAAAGGCGATGAAGTAGAAACTAGTGATGAAATGCCAGAATTAAGTAAAGACGAGGAGATTGTTGAGATAGGATATAGTGGTCCATTAAGCGGTCCCGGAGCTCAATACGGACTGAATGTATTGAATGGACTGGAAATGGCCGCTGATGAAATTAATAAAACTGGTTTTGAAGTTGACGGAATAACATACAAGCTGAAAATTATTGCCTTAGATGATAAGTATTTACCAAACGAAACTGGTGTGAATGTTAAACGAATGATTTCAGAGAATAATCCAGTTGCAGTTTGGATTCCTCATAGTGGTGGTGTTTTAGCAACACAGGTTACGAATGAAGCAGATGATTATATTATTATGGCCTATACAAGTGAACCGAGACAATATGAACAGGGCAATGAGTTAATGATAGGGATTCCTCCACAATACAGTGTTTGGGCTGAACCATTTACAAGATATATGTTAGAAAATTTCGGTACAAGAATGGCACTTCTTCCTACAAATTCTCAGTATGGTAAAGATTGGTCGGAATCAATTGTTCCTGTTTGGGAAGAAATGGGTGGCGAAATAGTCTATAAGACTGAAATTGATTTTGCTAAAGAAACAGACTACTTTACTATTATGACTAACGCATTAAATAAGAATCCAGATGTACTGTTTGTTGGTGGCCCATCAGAACCTACAGCTCTAGTAATAAAACAAGCAAAGGAATTAGGGTTTACTGGAGGCTTCATGATCATGGACCAAGCGAAATTGGAAGAAATGTCAGGATTTCTAGGTGGTTACGAAATGCTTAATGGTTCTATTGGTGTTATACCTATTGAAGATCTTGATAGTGACTCTAGTAATAATTTTGTAGAAACATATAAAGATCTATACAATGAGCAATATGCAACTTCCGAGTCTGCATTAAATTATCAAAGTTTATATGCATTGGTTGAGGCGATGAAAGCGGCAGGTACAGTCGATGATAAGGAAGCAATTATGAAAGCTGTGAATGGCGGCATTCAAAATGTTTCTGAGGATAAAGCAATACTTCCCCTTAAAGGAATAGATGATGTAGGTGCTTTACAGTGGGAGTTTAATGCAGCTGTTATTGAAGATAGCGAGATTATAACCGTACCTGTTAAATAA
- a CDS encoding ABC transporter ATP-binding protein → MILKVENLTKSFGGLRAVNEVNFEVKKGDIHAIIGPNGAGKSTFFNLISGFHRPTSGTIMFKGEDITKMPANKIAKLGIARTFQTTNLFEDETVLDNLIIGNRLRTKSGLFDAILRTKREKREEMESIQKAYDALEFMEISDLSDERIGNITQEQKKRVAFALALTTDPELVLLDEPAAGVNPGETDGLSTLIKKMAESGLTVCLIEHKMSMIMSLADRIVVLNQGARIAEGTPKEIQNNPVVIEAYLGSEEDEPVKV, encoded by the coding sequence ATGATTCTCAAGGTTGAAAATCTAACTAAATCGTTCGGCGGGTTAAGGGCAGTAAATGAAGTTAATTTCGAAGTTAAAAAGGGAGACATTCATGCAATAATAGGTCCAAATGGTGCAGGTAAATCAACGTTCTTTAATCTAATTAGTGGGTTCCATCGCCCTACATCTGGAACCATAATGTTTAAAGGGGAAGATATCACAAAAATGCCAGCAAATAAAATTGCTAAGCTTGGAATTGCTAGGACATTCCAAACTACAAATCTCTTTGAAGATGAAACGGTTCTAGATAATCTCATTATCGGTAATCGTTTAAGAACAAAATCAGGCCTTTTCGATGCAATTCTTCGTACGAAACGGGAGAAAAGGGAAGAAATGGAAAGTATTCAAAAGGCTTATGATGCACTAGAATTTATGGAAATTTCCGATTTATCGGATGAACGAATTGGAAATATTACACAGGAACAAAAGAAAAGGGTTGCCTTTGCTTTAGCGCTCACTACAGATCCTGAATTGGTGCTTCTGGATGAGCCGGCCGCAGGTGTTAATCCTGGTGAAACGGATGGGCTGTCTACATTGATTAAAAAGATGGCAGAAAGTGGACTAACGGTTTGTCTTATTGAACATAAGATGTCGATGATTATGTCTCTTGCAGATCGGATAGTTGTATTAAATCAAGGTGCTCGCATTGCAGAAGGAACACCTAAAGAGATTCAAAATAATCCAGTTGTGATTGAAGCTTATTTGGGGAGTGAAGAAGATGAGCCAGTTAAAGTTTAA
- a CDS encoding MaoC family dehydratase N-terminal domain-containing protein, protein MFQDSIGKKSKKVKNTVERGAVKRFAEAIGNVHPIFVDEEYGKQSRYGQNIAPITFPRVFDYGKIEDFYLPNIGLIHGEQIYHYERPLLVGEEIYCYTEVVDYYEKNGSMGLIGFVILKAYGDDKEGKVIYSETQTVLVTEAVRKELDR, encoded by the coding sequence ATGTTTCAAGATTCAATTGGGAAAAAATCAAAAAAAGTTAAAAATACTGTTGAAAGGGGAGCAGTAAAACGATTTGCAGAGGCCATTGGTAACGTACATCCTATATTTGTCGATGAGGAATATGGAAAACAATCAAGATACGGCCAAAACATTGCACCAATTACCTTCCCTAGAGTATTTGATTATGGAAAAATTGAGGATTTCTACCTTCCAAATATCGGACTTATTCATGGGGAACAAATCTATCATTACGAAAGACCATTATTAGTAGGTGAAGAGATTTATTGTTATACCGAAGTCGTAGATTATTATGAAAAGAACGGAAGCATGGGGCTAATTGGATTTGTAATTTTAAAAGCTTATGGAGATGACAAGGAAGGAAAAGTTATCTATAGCGAAACGCAAACTGTTCTTGTAACTGAGGCAGTAAGAAAGGAATTGGATAGATGA
- the fabG gene encoding 3-oxoacyl-ACP reductase FabG, producing the protein MTGRFNESVAFITGGSRGIGRGIAQLFAEEGAKVAIIDINEEALIRTAKELNDQGYKVFSKVVNVVDANEVETAMKEVVAAFGSLDILVNNAGIIRDNLLFKMTDSDWELVMDVHLKGSFYASRAAQKYMVNQKYGRIINISSTSALGNRGQANYATAKAGLQGLTKTLAIELGKFGITVNAVAPGFIETEMTKETAERVGITFEEMVKLSVDTIPVGRSGKPVDIANAVSFFADERSSFVNGQVIYVAGGPKD; encoded by the coding sequence ATGACAGGTAGATTTAATGAAAGCGTTGCCTTTATTACGGGTGGAAGTCGAGGAATAGGAAGAGGGATTGCTCAATTATTTGCCGAAGAGGGTGCAAAGGTAGCAATCATCGACATAAATGAAGAGGCACTAATTAGAACTGCCAAGGAATTAAACGATCAGGGCTATAAGGTTTTTTCTAAAGTAGTGAATGTAGTTGATGCTAATGAGGTAGAAACTGCAATGAAAGAAGTTGTTGCAGCATTTGGATCACTTGATATTTTGGTAAATAATGCAGGAATTATTCGGGATAATTTATTATTTAAGATGACAGATAGTGACTGGGAACTAGTAATGGACGTACACCTAAAAGGATCATTTTATGCTTCCCGTGCAGCTCAAAAATATATGGTGAATCAAAAATATGGACGTATCATTAATATTTCATCTACCTCTGCACTTGGGAATCGCGGACAAGCAAATTATGCAACAGCAAAAGCTGGACTGCAGGGCTTGACAAAGACACTTGCCATTGAACTTGGAAAGTTTGGGATTACAGTTAATGCTGTTGCACCAGGATTTATTGAAACAGAGATGACGAAGGAAACAGCTGAAAGAGTGGGTATCACCTTTGAAGAGATGGTGAAATTAAGTGTAGATACGATTCCAGTAGGTAGAAGTGGAAAGCCAGTTGACATTGCGAATGCGGTATCATTTTTTGCTGATGAGAGATCTTCGTTTGTTAATGGTCAGGTTATTTATGTTGCTGGTGGTCCAAAAGATTAA
- a CDS encoding branched-chain amino acid ABC transporter permease, whose amino-acid sequence MATIFNKRNGIYLILVIALFMPFIVPNEYILHVLALVCIWSISVYGINIFTGYTGNLSLAHIGFFAIGAYTLGILTVKAGWNFWIALLAACVLATILGILVGLISLRTNGHFFAIYTMCVGYIIYLIIDKWDSLTGGVRGLIGIPSPSPIGPIRFDSLTAHYYLLLFFLILTIFITKRIVQSLLGRTFIAIRNSEELALTIGISTKKNQLLAFVISCFFASLSGALYASFIRFIGPEIGSTFLGFEMLIYLIIGGIGTISGPVIGTLLIVFLTQSLQFLQEYRMLIFGPILLLIVIFYPQGIAGAINDLTSRLRRRKIKGNRQNEDKRAGVEEVG is encoded by the coding sequence ATGGCAACGATATTCAATAAACGAAATGGAATATATCTTATTCTCGTTATCGCTCTATTCATGCCGTTTATTGTACCGAATGAATATATATTGCATGTACTGGCATTAGTTTGTATTTGGTCAATCAGTGTGTACGGGATAAATATTTTCACTGGATATACTGGGAATTTATCACTAGCACATATTGGATTCTTCGCAATAGGAGCATATACGTTAGGGATATTAACAGTGAAAGCTGGTTGGAACTTTTGGATCGCACTGCTTGCTGCGTGTGTCTTAGCAACCATTTTAGGTATATTAGTAGGATTAATTTCTCTTCGTACAAATGGTCATTTCTTTGCGATTTACACGATGTGTGTTGGTTACATTATTTATTTAATCATAGATAAATGGGATAGCTTAACAGGCGGGGTCAGGGGATTGATTGGAATCCCAAGTCCATCACCAATTGGACCAATTAGGTTTGATAGTTTAACAGCCCATTATTATTTACTGCTTTTTTTCCTTATATTGACCATATTTATTACAAAGCGGATTGTACAATCACTCTTAGGACGTACTTTTATTGCTATACGTAATAGTGAGGAGCTAGCACTTACAATCGGAATATCAACTAAGAAGAATCAATTATTAGCATTTGTTATTTCTTGTTTTTTTGCATCTCTCTCTGGAGCACTTTACGCGTCATTCATCCGATTTATTGGACCGGAAATAGGCTCAACTTTTCTAGGATTTGAGATGTTAATTTACCTAATAATAGGCGGGATTGGAACAATTTCTGGCCCCGTTATTGGAACATTGCTTATTGTCTTTTTAACACAGTCGTTACAGTTCTTACAAGAATATAGGATGTTAATTTTTGGGCCTATTTTACTTTTAATTGTCATCTTTTATCCGCAGGGGATTGCAGGTGCGATTAACGATCTTACAAGTAGATTAAGGCGGCGGAAAATAAAAGGGAATAGGCAGAACGAGGACAAACGAGCTGGCGTAGAGGAGGTAGGGTAA